TGGCCAGTGACTGAAGATGTCCCGCAGCGTAAAGAAGTCGGCCCACAGCCATCGCCAGGTACACAGCACAATTACCGCCGATGCCGCCAGATACGGACCATACGCCACGAACGAGCGGCCGCTGACGATACGTGTCACCAGTCCCACGATCAGTCCCGCCAGCGGAGCGAAGCCCAGAACGCACAGCACCGGCTGCCAGCCAATGAAGGCTCCGATCATCGCCATCAGCGTCACGTCGCCAAACCCCAGCGCCGGGTAGCCGAGAACCAGGTGAGAACTGAACCGGATCAGCCACGTCAGCGTTGCTCCGACTACCAGACCCGCACTGCTCCAGGCAAGGCCGTGAAGATGCTGATGGTTCTTCATCCACTCCGGAAGATACGGTCCCTGAATTCCCGGAATCACATCGTCCCAGTTCACCCAGATATGAATGATCTGAAGCTCGCCCGTTGCGAAAGCTCCCGTAATCGCAACCAGAATCCCCGTAACAATGACCGCGTCGGGAATCACGTAGTCCAGGAAATCGGTCACGACGGCAACGGTCATCAGGAACAACAG
This is a stretch of genomic DNA from Planctomycetaceae bacterium. It encodes these proteins:
- a CDS encoding A24 family peptidase, whose protein sequence is MLLYLTSLAAGCVLGRIAAAWAALMVADSAPTELVRCSACGEATSAVQVWASLASVRCRNCGRTSKLYWPLLTSLSLGLLFAAYCWLLLDAGGGGCQRLDEVQPSAPLSFYRLPFHFALLFLMTVAVVTDFLDYVIPDAVIVTGILVAITGAFATGELQIIHIWVNWDDVIPGIQGPYLPEWMKNHQHLHGLAWSSAGLVVGATLTWLIRFSSHLVLGYPALGFGDVTLMAMIGAFIGWQPVLCVLGFAPLAGLIVGLVTRIVSGRSFVAYGPYLAASAVIVLCTWRWLWADFFTLRDIFSHWPSVAGLVAGAWVTLLVLLLLLRGFRSLPANRLRH